The Brevinematales bacterium genome has a segment encoding these proteins:
- a CDS encoding DUF2892 domain-containing protein, with protein MKQNMGLIDRIVRLVIAAAAGVLYFTGIVTGVWGIVLLAVGGIFILTSVFGVCPLYMIFGFSTKKEAK; from the coding sequence ATGAAACAGAATATGGGATTAATCGACCGTATCGTCCGTCTCGTTATCGCCGCCGCTGCCGGTGTGCTTTATTTCACCGGAATTGTAACCGGAGTATGGGGAATCGTACTGCTCGCAGTCGGCGGTATTTTTATCCTGACATCGGTGTTCGGCGTATGCCCCCTTTATATGATCTTCGGTTTCAGCACCAAGAAAGAAGCGAAATAA